TTCATCCACAAAAAAGGTATATGAGCCTTGCCCTTCCATCTTACCTTCTAAAAACTTTCCTACATATACATCTCCATTAGAAAATTTATATATTTTGTTTTTTGGCTTTTTTGTATCTACATCATCTATATCACGAATTGTCTTTCCTTCTAATTCCAAGACTTCACTTTCTGATGCAAAATCGCCCTTTTTTAAAACACGTTTTTTCATATTTTTTATGCTTTTAATCTCTTTATTTACTTCATTTATATATTTTAAATAATTATCATACAAATCAACATATTCTTTAGATAAATTCATAATGCCATTCCTCCAACGTTATTCATAGATATTTTATTAAATCTATTAAATTTATTATATCCTAATATTGGTCATATTTTCTACATATTGAGTAATTTTTTCAATTTTAATTTTAAAATAATTTCTTTGAAAGTGATACACAAATAGTAAATAAACCATAATTTATTATATTTTAAAATAAAGTAAGCTGAGGACTATAATATATAAATTTACATATTATAAATCCTCAGCTTATATTTTTATAGTTTATAAGTCTTTTGCTTTAAAACCTCTTCCTTTTACTTCTGTAACATCATTTACAGATATAAATGCTTTTTTATCATATTTTAAAGCTATATCCTTTATCTTTGGTATCTCATTTGATGAAACTATTGTATATATAATCTTCTTTCTCTGATGAGTGTATGCACCCTCTGCATCCAAAAAAGTTACACCTCTAACTAAACTTTTCATTATGTCTTCTGCTATCAAATCGACCTCAGTTGACATTACCATAACAGATTTTTGATAATTCATTGCATCTTTAATAAAAGTCATTGAATATGCATTTAGAAATAATCCTATAAGAGTGTATAATGCTAAGTCTAAGCCAAATAAGAAGCTTCCTGTAAGTACTATCAAACCATTTATTGCTAAAGCAGTATCTTTCATTTCTATATTTTTCTTAATTTTCAATATTGCAGCTATGATGTCTGTACCACCTTGAGAAGACCTAGTTCTAAATACAATACCAACGCCTAAACCAGATAATATACCTCCATACACACTTTGAAGTAATATATCATTGATAGGTATGATATTACTTACTTCCTGAGTTGCACCTAATAATAATGAAAATACAATCATATTTAATAAACTTGAAATACAAAATTCTTTTTCTAGGTATATAAAACCTAAAATAAATATTGGAATATTGATTAAAAATGTTAATAGACCCACATTGATATTTGTCAAATAGTTTATAGATGTTGCTATACCTGTAGCACCTCCACTTAATAGATGTGCTGGTCTTAAGAACCCATTTATTCCTATAGATGTCATCAACATCCCCAGTAACATTGTTAAATATCTTAAAGCTGGATGTTTTTGTAGGGTATTCTTAACTTCACTCATTTCTTTCTCCCTTCAATTCTTCTAAATCTTTAGAATTTTAAAAACTTATCTTTATATATATTATTACTGATGTAATAGATAATATTTCAAGCAAATTTTTTCATAAAGTTTCTTAAACTGTCATCTATTACATCATCTATTATAGTACCTTTTATATATATGTCTAGTGTATTTTTTTATATTCCAAAATTTAAAAGTACTTAAATCCTCTCATTTATGCCTAAAATTAAAATTCTTCTAGCACAATATGATACTATATATTATGTAACTTGCAATATAGTAAATTTATAGTATTTTTTCTTAAATATTTATTTTTGCAGTGTTTTAGTAAACTTAACCATATAATTCTTTATTCACAATTAATTTTTAAATGAAATTTTTGTTTTTATAATTTCAGCATATGATTTTTTTATTTCATTATTTGCATTTTTTTCATTCAGTTTTTATTTTAAAATTTTTTTATTTTAGTTTGTTTTAAGTATTCAAGATACTTATTTTATTTTATGTTTTTATATAAAATTCATTATAATTGGAATTAATATTACTGTAATTGTACCAGAAACCCCAATAGAAACTCCACTCATCGCTCCTTCTACTTCTCCAAGTTCAAAAGCTTTAGTTGTTCCAAGAGCATGTGCTGATGTGCCAAGTGCAATTCCTTTAGCCACGGGATGATTTATATTTCCAAGTTTAAATACAGTAGAAGCAACCATTCCACCAAAAATACCTGTAAAAATTATAGCTACTACTGTTATTGACTCTACTCCATTTAAAGAATTTGCCAAAGAT
This sequence is a window from Clostridioides difficile. Protein-coding genes within it:
- a CDS encoding YitT family protein, producing MSEVKNTLQKHPALRYLTMLLGMLMTSIGINGFLRPAHLLSGGATGIATSINYLTNINVGLLTFLINIPIFILGFIYLEKEFCISSLLNMIVFSLLLGATQEVSNIIPINDILLQSVYGGILSGLGVGIVFRTRSSQGGTDIIAAILKIKKNIEMKDTALAINGLIVLTGSFLFGLDLALYTLIGLFLNAYSMTFIKDAMNYQKSVMVMSTEVDLIAEDIMKSLVRGVTFLDAEGAYTHQRKKIIYTIVSSNEIPKIKDIALKYDKKAFISVNDVTEVKGRGFKAKDL